One genomic region from Halorussus rarus encodes:
- a CDS encoding sugar phosphate nucleotidyltransferase, with translation MTVRAAVVLAAGEGTRLRPLTRNRPKPMLPAADRPILEHVFDALIGAGIERLHVVVGYKRDRVQDHFGPTYRNVPVNYVSQDKQLGSGHALLQAREAVAEEDGFLVVNGDQVIERRMVADVLDAFEENDGSATLAVTEQADVSHYGAVVMDGDRVVELVEKPETDDYRLLNAGVYAFDPSIFDAIEETPRVQGELALTDTLVGLLDREMVVRGVVTEELWEDATYPWDLLDVSRDLLLHGRVTEPQREESVWVADSATIHEDASLQGPVVVGPDTEVRPGAVVGPYAALGRNATVGANAVVSRSVLDTDARVGPNSTLVDCVTGQGVNLGADVTVSGGPGDVRVGDTVYEDQRLGAVLADRVRADGDVSFAPGTLVGPSVHLRTGVTASENISEHSEVFR, from the coding sequence ATGACAGTTCGCGCCGCCGTCGTGCTGGCTGCGGGCGAGGGGACCCGCCTGCGACCGCTGACCCGCAATCGCCCGAAGCCGATGCTTCCCGCCGCCGATCGGCCGATCTTGGAGCACGTCTTCGACGCGCTCATCGGGGCGGGCATCGAGCGGCTCCACGTCGTCGTCGGCTACAAGCGCGACCGTGTCCAGGACCACTTCGGCCCGACGTACCGGAACGTCCCCGTCAACTACGTCTCTCAGGACAAGCAGCTCGGCAGCGGCCACGCCCTCCTGCAGGCCCGCGAGGCGGTCGCCGAGGAGGACGGCTTCCTGGTGGTCAACGGCGACCAGGTCATCGAGCGCCGGATGGTCGCCGACGTGCTCGACGCCTTCGAGGAGAACGACGGCAGTGCGACCCTCGCGGTCACCGAGCAGGCCGACGTCTCCCACTACGGCGCGGTCGTGATGGACGGCGACCGGGTGGTGGAACTGGTCGAGAAGCCCGAGACCGACGACTACCGGCTGCTCAACGCCGGCGTGTACGCCTTCGACCCCTCCATCTTCGACGCCATCGAGGAGACGCCCCGGGTCCAGGGCGAGCTCGCGCTGACCGACACGCTGGTCGGCCTACTCGACCGCGAGATGGTGGTCCGGGGCGTCGTCACCGAGGAGCTCTGGGAGGACGCCACCTACCCCTGGGACCTGCTCGACGTCTCCCGGGACCTGCTGCTCCACGGCCGGGTGACCGAACCCCAGCGCGAGGAGTCGGTCTGGGTCGCCGACAGCGCGACCATCCACGAGGACGCCAGCCTCCAGGGCCCGGTCGTAGTCGGTCCTGACACCGAGGTCCGGCCCGGCGCGGTCGTGGGCCCGTACGCCGCGCTCGGCCGGAACGCGACCGTCGGCGCGAACGCCGTGGTCTCGCGGTCGGTGCTCGACACCGACGCCCGGGTCGGCCCCAACTCGACCCTGGTCGACTGCGTGACCGGCCAGGGCGTCAACCTCGGCGCGGACGTCACGGTCTCGGGCGGGCCGGGCGACGTCCGGGTCGGCGACACCGTCTACGAGGACCAGCGCCTCGGCGCGGTGCTTGCCGACCGCGTCCGGGCCGACGGCGACGTGAGCTTCGCCCCGGGGACGCTGGTCGGACCGAGCGTCCACCTCCGGACGGGCGTGACCGCTTCCGAAAATATAAGCGAGCACAGCGAGGTGTTCCGCTGA
- a CDS encoding DUF7342 family protein produces the protein MTERPTGPTSSNSHAGENRRRWRENRTTFQRVYDVITGTTEYATAGGIADAADCSADGARAALAQLVEMGIAEKRDGRPATYRRNDSYFRWKRVEELAANNSAAELRARIDDLVAEDEALKEQFDAAGPDAVSPATFETTDHDEIHDRWEALTRWRTVREDLELVQRAAHRAERRGSDGTDDEVSV, from the coding sequence ATGACCGAGAGACCGACCGGTCCGACGTCGTCGAACTCGCACGCCGGTGAGAACCGGCGACGGTGGCGCGAGAACAGGACGACGTTCCAGCGCGTGTACGACGTGATTACGGGCACGACGGAGTACGCGACGGCCGGCGGCATCGCCGACGCGGCCGACTGTTCCGCCGACGGCGCCCGCGCCGCGCTCGCCCAGCTCGTCGAGATGGGCATCGCCGAGAAGCGCGACGGTCGTCCCGCGACCTACCGGCGCAACGACTCGTACTTCCGCTGGAAGCGCGTCGAGGAGCTCGCCGCGAACAACTCCGCCGCCGAGCTTCGCGCCAGAATCGACGATCTGGTCGCCGAAGACGAGGCCCTTAAGGAGCAGTTCGACGCGGCCGGACCGGACGCAGTGTCGCCGGCGACGTTCGAGACGACCGACCACGACGAGATCCACGACCGGTGGGAGGCGCTGACCCGGTGGCGGACCGTCCGCGAGGACCTCGAACTCGTCCAGCGAGCGGCACACCGTGCGGAACGACGCGGTAGCGATGGCACCGACGACGAGGTGTCGGTCTAA
- a CDS encoding undecaprenyl-diphosphate phosphatase — MDRSALVAVVAGALQGVFEWLPISSEGNITVFLTALGSSPEAAVQFSLFLHAGTALSATVYYRDELRTVLGALPDWRPSRAFEPAEPSAAGGGVRRASTAGPTGTHDQIPTLSFLGVATLVSGVVGIAAYATLETVISALTGGAFVALVGLLLVATGVLQRVADGFEFGGRESPDLVDAVLVGALQGLAILPGVSRSGTTASALLFRGHDGPSSFRLSFLLSIPAALGAGVLVLLDTGVPEVAPTEAVLALGTAAVVGYLTIDALMRVVERVPFWGVCIGLGALAIVGGAALAI; from the coding sequence ATGGACCGGTCCGCGCTCGTCGCCGTCGTCGCCGGGGCGCTGCAGGGCGTCTTCGAATGGCTGCCCATCTCCAGCGAGGGCAACATCACCGTCTTCCTGACTGCGCTGGGCTCCTCGCCCGAGGCGGCGGTCCAGTTCTCGCTGTTCCTCCACGCCGGCACCGCGCTGTCGGCCACGGTCTACTACCGCGACGAACTCCGGACGGTGCTGGGCGCGCTCCCCGACTGGCGACCGAGCAGGGCCTTCGAGCCCGCGGAGCCGAGTGCGGCGGGAGGCGGTGTGAGACGTGCGAGTACCGCCGGTCCGACCGGGACGCACGACCAGATTCCCACGCTCTCGTTCCTCGGGGTCGCGACGCTGGTCTCCGGGGTCGTGGGCATCGCGGCTTACGCCACGCTGGAGACGGTCATCTCGGCGCTCACCGGCGGCGCGTTCGTCGCGCTGGTCGGACTCCTGCTCGTGGCGACCGGCGTCCTCCAGCGCGTCGCCGACGGCTTCGAGTTCGGCGGCCGGGAGTCGCCGGACCTCGTCGACGCCGTGCTGGTCGGCGCGCTCCAGGGCCTGGCCATCCTGCCGGGCGTCTCGCGGTCGGGCACCACCGCCTCGGCGCTGCTGTTCCGGGGTCACGACGGCCCGTCGTCGTTCCGGCTCTCCTTCCTGCTGTCGATTCCGGCCGCGCTCGGCGCCGGCGTCCTCGTCCTCCTCGACACGGGCGTTCCGGAGGTCGCACCGACCGAAGCCGTGCTCGCGCTCGGGACCGCGGCGGTCGTGGGCTACCTGACCATCGACGCGCTGATGCGGGTGGTCGAGCGCGTCCCGTTCTGGGGCGTCTGCATCGGTCTGGGCGCGCTGGCGATTGTGGGCGGCGCGGCGCTGGCGATTTAA
- a CDS encoding DUF5808 domain-containing protein — protein sequence MADKPSTGELFGMPYNFERPSIGRMLSAYWKPDEGMLVEKPFGIGYTLNLSNWRSWIVLAVAGALLWHERKGEQERMAEQEGPVEVVVDDD from the coding sequence ATGGCAGACAAACCCAGCACCGGCGAACTGTTCGGCATGCCGTACAACTTCGAGCGCCCGAGCATCGGGCGGATGCTCTCGGCGTACTGGAAACCCGACGAGGGGATGCTGGTCGAGAAGCCCTTCGGCATCGGCTACACGCTCAACCTCTCGAACTGGCGGTCGTGGATCGTGCTGGCGGTCGCCGGCGCGCTCCTCTGGCACGAGCGCAAGGGCGAGCAAGAGCGGATGGCCGAACAGGAAGGGCCGGTCGAGGTCGTCGTCGACGACGACTAA
- a CDS encoding bifunctional N(6)-L-threonylcarbamoyladenine synthase/serine/threonine protein kinase: protein MRVLGIEGTAWAASAAVYDTEDDPDSVSESHSEARRTQSDGVFIETDAYQPESGGIHPREAAEHMSDAIPAVVETALDAAEGPIDAVAFSRGPGLGPCLRTVGTAARALAQTLDVPLVGVNHMVAHLEIGRQQSRFDSPVCLNASGANAHVLGYRNGRYRVLGETMDTGVGNAIDKFTRHVGWSHPGGPKVEAAAADGEYVDLPYVVKGMDFSFSGIMSAAKDAYDDGISASEASGGSSDSSDGAPVEDVCYSLQENVFAMLTEVAERALSLTGSDELVLGGGVGQNARLREMLAEMCDQRGAEFYAPDPRFLRDNAGMIAVLGAEMARAGDTIDVEDSPVDPNFRPDQVAVGWRSNDESVDAWRDDGTEIQGAEATVEIGDERVTKRRLPKGYRHPDLDARLRRDRTVLEARLTSEARRHGVPTPVVYDVDPQEGTLVFERVGEADLRSRLAADRVRDVARHLAAIHGAGFVHGDPTTRNVRVGSDRTYLIDFGLGYYTDDDEDYAMDLHVFGQSLAGTSDDADALRREFEDAYEEVGNEAVLDRLQEVEGRGRYQ from the coding sequence ATGCGAGTCCTCGGTATCGAGGGCACCGCGTGGGCGGCCAGCGCAGCCGTCTACGACACTGAAGACGACCCCGACTCGGTTTCCGAGTCGCACTCGGAAGCTCGTCGGACGCAGTCCGACGGCGTTTTTATCGAGACCGACGCCTACCAGCCCGAGAGCGGCGGCATCCACCCGCGCGAGGCCGCCGAGCATATGAGCGATGCGATTCCCGCGGTCGTCGAGACGGCGCTCGACGCCGCCGAGGGGCCCATCGACGCGGTCGCGTTCTCGCGCGGGCCGGGGCTCGGCCCCTGCCTGCGGACGGTCGGGACCGCGGCCCGCGCGCTCGCCCAGACCCTCGACGTGCCGCTGGTCGGCGTCAACCACATGGTGGCCCACCTCGAGATCGGCCGCCAGCAGTCGAGGTTCGACTCGCCGGTCTGCCTGAACGCCTCGGGCGCGAACGCCCACGTGCTGGGCTACCGCAACGGCCGGTACCGGGTGCTCGGCGAGACGATGGACACCGGCGTCGGCAACGCCATCGACAAGTTCACCCGCCACGTCGGGTGGTCCCACCCCGGCGGCCCGAAGGTCGAGGCGGCCGCGGCGGACGGCGAGTACGTCGACCTCCCGTACGTCGTCAAGGGGATGGACTTCTCGTTCTCGGGCATCATGAGCGCCGCGAAGGACGCGTACGACGACGGGATCTCTGCGAGCGAAGCGAGCGGAGGCTCGTCGGACTCGTCCGACGGCGCGCCCGTCGAGGACGTCTGTTACTCGCTCCAGGAGAACGTCTTCGCGATGCTCACGGAGGTCGCCGAGCGCGCCCTGTCGCTGACCGGCAGCGACGAGTTGGTGCTGGGCGGCGGCGTCGGCCAGAACGCCCGCCTCAGGGAGATGCTCGCCGAGATGTGCGACCAGCGCGGCGCCGAGTTCTACGCGCCCGACCCGCGATTCCTCCGGGACAACGCCGGGATGATCGCGGTGCTCGGCGCGGAGATGGCCCGCGCGGGCGACACCATCGACGTCGAGGACTCGCCGGTCGATCCGAACTTCCGGCCCGACCAGGTCGCGGTCGGCTGGCGCTCCAACGACGAGTCGGTCGACGCGTGGCGCGACGACGGAACGGAGATTCAGGGTGCAGAGGCCACGGTCGAGATCGGCGACGAACGCGTCACCAAGCGCCGCCTGCCGAAGGGCTACCGCCACCCGGACCTCGACGCCCGCCTCCGGCGCGACCGGACGGTCCTCGAAGCGCGCTTGACCAGCGAGGCCCGCCGACACGGCGTGCCCACGCCGGTGGTCTACGACGTGGACCCGCAGGAGGGCACTTTGGTCTTCGAGCGCGTGGGAGAAGCCGACCTCCGGAGTCGGCTCGCCGCCGACCGCGTGCGCGACGTGGCGCGCCACCTCGCGGCCATCCACGGCGCGGGGTTCGTCCACGGCGACCCCACGACCCGGAACGTCCGTGTCGGTTCCGACCGGACGTACCTCATCGACTTCGGTCTGGGCTACTACACCGACGACGACGAGGACTACGCGATGGACCTCCACGTCTTCGGCCAGAGCCTCGCCGGAACGTCGGACGACGCCGACGCGCTCCGCCGGGAGTTCGAAGATGCCTACGAGGAGGTGGGCAACGAAGCGGTTCTCGACAGGCTGCAGGAGGTCGAGGGGCGCGGGCGGTATCAGTAA
- a CDS encoding 30S ribosomal protein S27ae, producing MARNEYYDDDGTTDKETCTRCGDSFLADHGDRFHCGRCGYTEWK from the coding sequence ATGGCGCGCAACGAGTACTACGACGACGACGGCACGACCGACAAGGAGACCTGCACCCGGTGTGGCGACTCGTTCCTCGCCGACCACGGCGACCGCTTCCACTGCGGTCGCTGTGGCTACACCGAGTGGAAGTAG
- a CDS encoding 30S ribosomal protein S24e, with the protein MEVEILSEEQNPMLHRSEVRFQIVHDDATPSRLSVRDSLAAKLDKDSSEVVVHEMNTKFGMRKTVGYAKVYDSPEHARDVEQDYMLERNKIAAETDAETEAEAEEAE; encoded by the coding sequence ATGGAAGTTGAAATCCTCTCAGAGGAGCAGAATCCCATGCTCCACCGGTCCGAAGTGCGGTTCCAGATAGTCCACGACGACGCGACGCCCTCGCGGCTCTCGGTCCGCGACAGCCTCGCGGCCAAGCTCGACAAGGACTCCAGCGAGGTCGTGGTCCACGAGATGAACACCAAGTTCGGGATGCGCAAGACCGTCGGCTACGCGAAGGTCTACGATAGCCCCGAGCACGCCCGCGACGTCGAGCAGGACTACATGCTCGAGCGCAACAAGATCGCCGCCGAGACCGACGCGGAGACCGAGGCCGAAGCCGAGGAGGCCGAATAA
- a CDS encoding GTP-dependent dephospho-CoA kinase family protein, whose protein sequence is MRGELKEPMGPIFTDAERLLAEAGDGPLVAVGDVVTYHLERAGVVPDVAVVDGLTEREAVDDDVAEGVARLGGEVREVHVENPAAAITRGLAAALREAIADPEPTVLVVDGEEDLVTLPAIVAAPLGAAVVYGQPNEGMVLATVTDESKTRVCDLLGRMDGDSEALFELLAIQ, encoded by the coding sequence ATGCGCGGGGAGCTCAAGGAGCCGATGGGGCCGATCTTCACGGACGCCGAGCGCCTGCTGGCGGAGGCCGGCGACGGCCCCCTCGTCGCCGTGGGCGACGTGGTGACCTACCACCTCGAACGCGCCGGCGTCGTCCCCGACGTTGCCGTGGTCGACGGCCTAACCGAGCGCGAGGCAGTCGACGACGACGTCGCCGAGGGCGTGGCCCGCCTCGGTGGCGAGGTCCGCGAGGTCCACGTCGAGAACCCGGCGGCGGCGATAACGCGGGGGCTCGCCGCGGCGCTCCGCGAGGCCATCGCCGACCCCGAGCCGACGGTCCTCGTCGTCGACGGCGAGGAGGACCTCGTGACCCTGCCCGCCATCGTCGCCGCGCCGCTCGGCGCCGCTGTGGTCTACGGCCAGCCGAACGAGGGCATGGTGCTGGCGACCGTGACCGACGAGTCGAAGACCCGAGTGTGCGACCTGCTGGGCCGGATGGACGGCGATTCCGAGGCACTGTTCGAACTGCTGGCAATCCAGTGA
- the spt4 gene encoding transcription elongation factor subunit Spt4, protein MAGDRLACRECHAVVEPDEDTCPICGSTSLTEDWAGYVIISHPDESQIAEEMEVTKPGKYALKVR, encoded by the coding sequence ATGGCCGGTGACCGCCTCGCCTGTCGCGAATGCCACGCCGTGGTCGAGCCCGACGAGGACACCTGTCCCATCTGCGGGTCGACCAGCCTCACCGAGGACTGGGCCGGCTACGTCATCATCTCCCACCCCGACGAGAGCCAGATCGCCGAGGAGATGGAAGTGACGAAGCCGGGCAAGTACGCGCTGAAGGTGCGCTAA
- a CDS encoding DNA-directed RNA polymerase produces MYKRVRLKDTVEVPPEHLADVTPNLVKKLLQDKLEGRMDEEVGSVVSVVNVNDIGDGAVLPNRPGVYYEADFDAVTYDPQMQEVVDGEIVEVVNFGAFVGIGPVDGLLHVSQISDEYLAYDEEGQMLASRESNRTLGVGDSVRARIVTKSIDERNPRESKIGLTAKQVGLGKHGWLKEEREKRQATTESE; encoded by the coding sequence ATGTACAAACGGGTCAGACTCAAGGATACGGTCGAGGTTCCCCCGGAACACCTCGCAGACGTGACGCCGAATCTCGTGAAGAAGCTGCTGCAGGACAAACTGGAGGGCCGAATGGACGAAGAGGTCGGAAGCGTCGTCAGCGTCGTGAACGTCAACGACATCGGCGACGGCGCGGTACTCCCGAACCGACCCGGGGTCTACTACGAGGCCGACTTCGACGCGGTCACGTACGACCCCCAGATGCAGGAGGTCGTCGACGGCGAGATCGTGGAGGTCGTCAACTTCGGCGCCTTCGTCGGCATCGGGCCGGTCGACGGCCTGCTCCACGTCTCGCAGATCTCGGACGAGTACCTCGCCTACGACGAGGAGGGCCAGATGCTCGCGTCCCGGGAGTCGAACCGCACCCTGGGCGTCGGCGACTCGGTCCGGGCGCGCATCGTCACCAAGAGCATCGACGAGCGAAACCCCCGCGAGAGCAAGATCGGGCTCACCGCCAAGCAGGTCGGCCTCGGCAAGCACGGCTGGCTGAAGGAGGAGCGCGAGAAGCGGCAGGCGACCACCGAGAGTGAGTAA
- a CDS encoding PIN domain-containing protein, protein MVATVAMDTSALMMPVEADVRLFEELERLLGEFDCAVPRSVRDELSRLADGSSAEAVAASVGADLAAERCRTVDHDASYADDALVELAPEFDYVVTNDRPLKRRLLDAGAPVIHIRGRNKLAISKP, encoded by the coding sequence ATGGTCGCCACGGTCGCCATGGACACCAGCGCGCTCATGATGCCCGTCGAAGCCGACGTGCGGCTCTTCGAGGAGCTGGAACGCCTGCTGGGGGAGTTCGACTGCGCGGTCCCGCGGTCGGTCCGCGACGAACTCTCGCGACTCGCCGACGGAAGCAGTGCGGAGGCCGTCGCGGCCAGCGTCGGCGCGGACCTGGCGGCCGAGCGGTGTCGGACGGTCGACCACGACGCATCGTACGCCGACGACGCGCTGGTCGAACTCGCCCCCGAGTTCGACTACGTCGTCACGAACGACCGGCCCCTCAAGCGGCGTCTGCTCGACGCGGGCGCACCGGTAATTCATATAAGGGGTCGGAACAAACTCGCAATCAGCAAACCATAG
- a CDS encoding translation initiation factor IF-2 subunit gamma: MTGNSAQPEVNIGLVGHVDHGKTTLVQALSGEWTDQHSEEMKRGISIRLGYADATFRECPGLDEPERYTVDETCPDGSESDPLRTVSFVDAPGHETLMATMLSGAAIMDGAVLVVSASEPVPQAQTEEHLMALDIIGIDNIVVAQNKIDLVDRDQAEQNYREIQEFVEGTVAEDAPVVPISAQQEVNIDLLIQAIEDEIPTPERDPDADPRMHVARSFDINRPGTTWDGLVGGVLGGSLVEGELTEGDDIELRPGREVEEGGETRWESIETDVRSLQAGGETVDEVTPGGLLGVGTGLDPSLTKGDALAGQVAGTPGTLPPTWEQFTMEVDLLERLVGLDDQDIDDISTGEPLMLTIGTATTVGSVTSAREGECEVALKRPVCAPEGAQIAINRRIGARWRLIGVGTLSG, from the coding sequence TTGACAGGAAATTCCGCCCAACCGGAGGTGAACATCGGACTGGTCGGCCACGTAGACCACGGAAAGACGACGCTCGTGCAGGCGCTTTCCGGCGAATGGACCGACCAGCACTCCGAGGAGATGAAGCGTGGCATCTCCATCCGGCTCGGGTACGCAGACGCCACGTTCCGGGAGTGCCCCGGGCTCGACGAGCCCGAGCGCTACACCGTCGACGAGACCTGCCCCGACGGCAGCGAGAGCGACCCGCTCCGCACGGTGTCGTTCGTCGACGCGCCCGGCCACGAGACGCTGATGGCGACGATGCTCTCGGGCGCGGCCATCATGGACGGCGCGGTGCTGGTCGTCTCGGCCAGCGAGCCCGTTCCGCAGGCCCAGACCGAGGAGCACCTGATGGCGCTCGACATCATCGGCATCGACAACATCGTCGTCGCCCAGAACAAGATCGACCTGGTCGACCGCGACCAGGCCGAGCAGAACTACCGCGAGATCCAGGAGTTCGTGGAGGGAACCGTCGCCGAGGACGCGCCGGTCGTCCCCATCTCGGCCCAGCAGGAGGTCAACATCGACCTGCTCATCCAGGCCATCGAGGACGAGATTCCGACGCCCGAGCGCGACCCCGACGCCGACCCGCGGATGCACGTGGCCCGGAGCTTCGACATCAACCGGCCCGGCACGACGTGGGACGGCCTCGTCGGCGGCGTGCTCGGCGGCAGCCTGGTCGAGGGCGAACTCACCGAAGGCGACGACATCGAGCTCCGCCCCGGCCGCGAGGTCGAGGAGGGCGGCGAGACCCGCTGGGAGTCCATCGAGACCGACGTGCGCTCGCTCCAGGCGGGCGGCGAGACGGTCGACGAGGTGACGCCGGGCGGCCTGCTCGGGGTCGGCACCGGCCTCGACCCGAGCCTGACCAAGGGCGACGCCCTGGCGGGCCAGGTCGCCGGCACGCCCGGCACGCTCCCGCCGACGTGGGAGCAGTTCACGATGGAGGTCGACCTGCTCGAACGGCTCGTCGGCCTCGACGACCAGGACATCGACGACATCTCGACCGGCGAACCGCTAATGCTCACCATCGGCACCGCGACCACGGTCGGCTCTGTGACCAGCGCCCGCGAGGGCGAGTGCGAGGTCGCGCTGAAGCGACCGGTCTGCGCGCCCGAGGGCGCCCAGATAGCCATCAACCGCCGCATCGGCGCCCGCTGGCGGCTCATCGGGGTCGGCACCCTCAGCGGATAG
- a CDS encoding ArsR/SmtB family transcription factor — protein MSGTTGPNAEESGIQDCEDCVAPAEAFSVIANETRLSILEALWKAGDRPVSFSELRREVGMRDSAQFNYHLKQLTDHFVVQTDDGYDFRQAGKKVVRAVLAGSFNEHPEIGPFEVEGTCADCGASLQAYYHDEMLAIDCTDCGKNHGEYPFPPGGLNDRSREEIMDAFNQRVRHLHCLAADGVCPECNGRMTTTITRDTEDYLGLEVRVDHECEQCRHQLYSAVGLSLLDQSDVVTFHREHGIDLCTTPYWKLAWCVSDEHTTVLSDDPWKIQVEIPLDDEVLAVTLDGDLTPLEIEHSCGSASSEGAQAVSD, from the coding sequence ATGAGCGGAACGACAGGGCCGAACGCCGAGGAGTCCGGAATCCAGGACTGCGAGGACTGCGTGGCCCCGGCCGAGGCGTTCTCGGTCATCGCCAACGAGACCCGGCTGTCGATACTCGAAGCGCTCTGGAAGGCCGGCGACAGGCCGGTGAGCTTCTCGGAGCTCCGGCGCGAGGTCGGGATGCGCGACAGCGCGCAGTTCAACTACCACCTCAAGCAGCTCACCGACCATTTCGTTGTCCAGACCGACGACGGCTACGACTTCCGGCAGGCCGGCAAGAAGGTCGTGCGGGCCGTCCTGGCCGGGTCGTTCAACGAGCACCCCGAGATAGGTCCGTTCGAGGTCGAGGGCACCTGCGCCGACTGCGGCGCGAGCCTCCAGGCGTACTACCACGACGAGATGCTGGCCATCGACTGCACCGACTGCGGGAAGAACCACGGGGAGTACCCGTTCCCGCCGGGCGGGCTCAACGACCGGAGCCGCGAGGAGATCATGGACGCGTTCAACCAGCGCGTGCGCCACCTCCACTGCCTCGCCGCCGACGGCGTCTGCCCCGAGTGCAACGGCCGGATGACCACGACCATCACCCGCGACACCGAGGACTACCTCGGACTGGAGGTGCGGGTCGACCACGAGTGCGAGCAGTGCCGCCACCAGCTCTACTCGGCGGTGGGGTTGTCGCTGCTCGACCAGTCGGACGTGGTGACGTTCCACCGCGAGCACGGCATCGACCTCTGCACGACGCCCTACTGGAAACTGGCGTGGTGCGTCAGCGACGAACACACGACCGTGCTCTCGGACGACCCCTGGAAGATCCAGGTGGAGATTCCGCTGGACGACGAGGTGCTCGCGGTCACCCTCGACGGCGACCTGACCCCGCTGGAGATCGAGCACAGTTGCGGATCGGCGTCCTCGGAGGGTGCGCAGGCTGTGTCGGACTGA
- the rdgB gene encoding RdgB/HAM1 family non-canonical purine NTP pyrophosphatase, with translation MTIRFVTSNEGKVEEAREYLTDDVEQVDYDYTEIQSDDLAEIAVAGAEEAFAETGGEDLVVVDDAGLFVDALGGFPGPYSSYVEDTVGVERVWNLVEMEENRRARFRCVVAYYDGETAETFDGAVPGRIVAPRGDGGFGYDPIFEHEGETMAEMSTERKNAISHRGRALAKFADWLAER, from the coding sequence ATGACCATCAGATTCGTGACGAGCAACGAGGGCAAGGTCGAGGAAGCGCGCGAGTACCTCACCGACGACGTCGAGCAGGTCGACTACGACTACACCGAGATACAGAGCGACGACCTCGCCGAGATCGCGGTCGCCGGCGCGGAGGAGGCGTTCGCCGAGACCGGCGGCGAGGACCTCGTCGTCGTGGACGACGCCGGTCTGTTCGTGGACGCGCTCGGCGGGTTCCCCGGCCCGTACTCCTCGTACGTCGAGGACACCGTCGGCGTCGAGCGCGTCTGGAACCTGGTGGAGATGGAGGAGAACCGCCGGGCGCGCTTCCGCTGCGTCGTCGCCTACTACGACGGCGAGACCGCCGAGACGTTCGACGGCGCGGTGCCGGGCCGCATCGTCGCGCCCCGGGGCGACGGCGGCTTCGGCTACGACCCCATCTTCGAGCACGAGGGCGAGACCATGGCCGAGATGTCTACTGAGCGCAAGAACGCGATCTCGCATCGGGGACGCGCACTGGCGAAGTTCGCGGACTGGCTGGCCGAGCGGTAG
- a CDS encoding cupin domain-containing protein, whose protein sequence is MGTITTGRPLDEDGAPTDGPALELDPDGAAADLFTDSTHPLTSSPGTGMWAAVLEYPDEVDARPALLVWLSPDATELPAHVHTNDEETFRAVEGELTLVEEGEPRRLDPGEEHTVSPGRSHYFRNDTDDFVAFYAEPPWRKTVDTQLTFSGLDHEGAFGSAGEYGEPGPLYGLVMSEYISDGTRVTTLPVVVQRLLWATLGRVAKALGYRPVEERFLRDEFWTETVEQPEI, encoded by the coding sequence ATGGGAACCATCACGACCGGCCGGCCGCTCGACGAGGACGGCGCACCGACCGACGGGCCCGCGCTCGAACTCGACCCGGACGGTGCCGCCGCCGACCTGTTCACGGACTCGACCCACCCGCTCACGTCCAGCCCCGGCACCGGCATGTGGGCCGCCGTCCTGGAGTATCCCGACGAGGTGGACGCCCGCCCCGCGCTCCTGGTGTGGCTGTCGCCCGACGCGACCGAACTCCCGGCGCACGTCCACACGAACGACGAGGAGACCTTCCGCGCGGTCGAGGGCGAACTGACGCTCGTCGAGGAGGGCGAGCCCCGCCGGCTCGACCCCGGCGAGGAGCACACGGTCAGCCCCGGACGGAGCCACTACTTCCGCAACGACACCGACGACTTCGTGGCGTTCTACGCGGAACCCCCGTGGCGGAAGACCGTGGACACCCAGCTCACCTTCTCCGGGCTGGACCACGAGGGCGCGTTCGGCTCGGCCGGCGAGTACGGCGAACCCGGTCCCCTCTACGGCCTCGTGATGAGCGAGTACATCAGCGATGGGACCCGGGTCACCACCCTGCCGGTCGTCGTCCAGCGACTCCTCTGGGCCACGCTCGGTCGCGTCGCGAAGGCGCTCGGCTACCGTCCCGTCGAGGAGCGGTTCCTCCGGGACGAGTTCTGGACCGAGACCGTCGAACAGCCGGAGATCTGA